One window from the genome of bacterium encodes:
- a CDS encoding GNAT family N-acetyltransferase — translation MEPRHCRGHEDFAAISRFLTGLYRPGNRDGNWLQPVWEYAYTHPWFDESAVGEIGIWEDAGEIVGVATYELGLGEAFFHTREGYAHLKPEMLAYAEAHLASRSADGRRRLKAFVPDFDEAFTRVVEARGYRLDPGSHRPMSQFVIPAPFPPIPLPGGFRLMSLAERNDLRQVSRVLHRGFNHPGEPPEDAVAGCRKMQSGPNFRQDLAVVVVAPTGDFVSYCGMWFDPVNRFGYVEPVATDPDYRRRGLGRAAVLEGLRRCGELGATVAYVGTDMPFYLSFGFRKLFTVNCWVKELEGAASI, via the coding sequence ATGGAACCGCGACACTGCCGGGGGCACGAGGACTTCGCCGCCATCTCCCGCTTCCTGACGGGACTGTACCGGCCTGGCAACCGCGACGGGAACTGGCTTCAGCCGGTATGGGAGTACGCCTACACGCACCCGTGGTTCGACGAGAGTGCGGTCGGGGAGATCGGCATCTGGGAGGACGCGGGCGAGATCGTGGGGGTCGCGACGTATGAGTTGGGGCTCGGCGAGGCGTTCTTCCATACGCGCGAGGGCTATGCCCACCTCAAGCCGGAGATGCTCGCCTATGCCGAGGCGCACCTGGCCTCCCGCAGCGCGGACGGGCGGCGACGCCTGAAGGCCTTTGTGCCCGACTTTGATGAGGCCTTCACACGGGTCGTCGAGGCGCGCGGCTATCGGCTTGACCCCGGCTCGCATCGCCCCATGTCGCAGTTCGTGATCCCCGCACCCTTTCCGCCCATCCCGCTCCCTGGCGGGTTCCGTCTCATGTCGCTGGCCGAGCGCAACGACCTGCGGCAAGTCAGCCGCGTGCTGCACCGGGGCTTCAACCACCCCGGCGAGCCGCCGGAGGACGCTGTCGCGGGCTGCCGGAAGATGCAGTCCGGACCGAACTTCCGCCAGGACCTGGCGGTGGTCGTTGTGGCGCCGACGGGTGACTTTGTGAGCTACTGCGGCATGTGGTTCGACCCGGTGAACCGCTTCGGCTACGTCGAGCCGGTCGCGACCGACCCGGACTACCGGCGCCGTGGCCTGGGCCGGGCCGCGGTGTTGGAGGGTCTCCGGCGCTGCGGCGAGCTGGGCGCGACCGTGGCCTACGTCGGCACGGACATGCCCTTCTACCTGTCGTTCGGGTTCCGGAAGTTGTTCACGGTGAACTGCTGGGTGAAGGAGCTTGAGGGCGCCGCGAGCATCTGA
- a CDS encoding methyltransferase domain-containing protein, with protein MEQQWYQTLFANYARQYDEEVYTQGTQGEADFLERELEHDRTRTILDIGCGTGRHDIELATRGYRVTGVDLSAAQLARAREKAAAAGVSVDFRQGDARELDFVAALDLVMMVCEGGFCLMETDEMNYRILQGACRALKPGGKLVLTTLNALFPLARALRPADDAAGEGPPLGSFDPVTFRNSSSFEFSDDDGVPHTIHCTERYYAPCEMHWMLGSLGMTDIGIYGCELGRFSRERAPGFDDVELLVIARQAAS; from the coding sequence ATGGAACAGCAGTGGTACCAGACGCTATTCGCCAACTACGCGCGCCAGTATGACGAAGAAGTCTACACCCAGGGCACCCAGGGCGAGGCGGACTTCCTGGAGCGGGAGCTGGAGCACGACCGCACGCGAACCATCCTCGACATCGGCTGCGGCACCGGCCGCCATGACATCGAGCTGGCCACGCGGGGCTACCGGGTGACGGGTGTGGACCTGTCAGCCGCGCAACTGGCGCGGGCGCGGGAGAAGGCGGCCGCCGCGGGCGTCTCCGTGGACTTCCGCCAGGGCGATGCCCGCGAGCTGGACTTCGTCGCGGCCCTCGATCTGGTCATGATGGTCTGTGAGGGCGGCTTCTGCCTCATGGAGACCGACGAGATGAACTACCGCATCCTGCAGGGAGCGTGCCGGGCGCTGAAGCCGGGCGGGAAGCTGGTGCTGACGACGCTGAACGCCCTCTTCCCGCTGGCGCGAGCCCTACGGCCGGCGGACGACGCCGCCGGGGAGGGGCCGCCGCTGGGGAGCTTCGACCCGGTGACCTTCCGGAACAGCTCGTCGTTCGAGTTCAGCGACGACGACGGCGTCCCGCACACAATCCACTGCACCGAGCGCTACTACGCGCCCTGCGAGATGCACTGGATGCTCGGGAGTCTGGGCATGACCGACATCGGCATCTACGGCTGCGAGCTGGGACGCTTCAGTCGCGAGCGCGCGCCGGGCTTCGATGACGTCGAGTTGCTCGTGATCGCCCGGCAGGCGGCGAGCTAG